The following proteins come from a genomic window of Loxodonta africana isolate mLoxAfr1 chromosome 19, mLoxAfr1.hap2, whole genome shotgun sequence:
- the LOC135228210 gene encoding zinc finger protein 84-like, protein MTKSEGSLSFEDVSVDFTWEEWQLLDPAQKNLYRNVMLENLSSLVSLEYGNIDDYVAWHQELQDKLKRLEKDHGSNANGKLFQSGANFTPLKQRPDMYMSNGKCLKYPLDIFTQRGNYRRKKSAKFNGYEKSWLYTKCEKTHAGLKYYECNECGKVISKKSQLIVHQRTHTGEKPFKCNQCCKAFSQKSHLVTHQTVHTGEKLFGCSECGKAFSRKSHLITHQRIHTGEKPYECNDCSKVFSQISQLIIHQRSHTGEKPYGCSQCGKAFREKASLNKHQRIHSGEKPYGCSECGKAFREKSSLNDHQRTHSGEKPYGCSECGKAFSGKSLLIRHQKTHSGEKPYGCNACQKAFIWKSQLIIHQRTHTGEKPYGCSKCGKAFSQKSHLMIHQRTHIEEKT, encoded by the exons GGATCGTTGTCATTTGAGGATGTCTCTGTGGACTTCACATGGGAGGAATGGCAGCTTCTGGACCCTGCTCAGAAGAATTTGTACAGAAACGTGATGTTGGAGAACTTGAGCAGCCTTGTGTCACTGG AATACGGGAACATTGATGATTATGTAGCTTGGCACCAGGAACTCCAAGACAAGCTTAAAAGATTGGAAAAGGATCACGGAAGTAATGCAAATGGAAAGTTATTTCAGTCAGGTGCGAACTTCACACCTTTAAAGCAAAGACCTGATATGTATATGTCAAATGGAAAATGTTTGAAATATCCATTAGATATATTTACTCAGAGGGGAAactacagaaggaagaagtctgcTAAGTTCAATGGATATGAGAAGTCATGGCTCTATACCAAATGTGAAAAAACTCATGCTGGATTAAAGTactatgaatgtaatgaatgtggaaaGGTCATCAGCAAGAAGTCACAGCTCATTGTACATCAGAGAACtcatacaggagagaaaccctTTAAATGCAATCAATGTTGCAAAGCCTTTTCCCAGAAGTCACACCTTGTTACACATCAGACAGTTCACACAGGAGAAAAACTTTTTGGATGtagtgaatgtgggaaagccttctctCGCAAGTCACATCTCATTacacatcagagaattcatacgggagagaaaccctatgaatgcaATGACTGTAGTAAAGTCTTCTCTCAGATATCACAGCTCATTATACATCAGCGAAgtcacacaggagagaaaccctatggatGTAGTCAATGCGGAAAAGCCTTCCGAGAGAAGGCAAGTCTCAATAAGCATCAGAGAATTCATTCGggagagaaaccctatggatGCAGTGAATGTGGCAAAGCCTTCCGAGAGAAGTCAAGTCTCAATGATCATCAGAGGACTCACTCAGGAGAGAAACCATACGGATGCAGCGAATGTGGCAAAGCCTTCAGTGGGAAGTCACTCCTCATTAGACATCAGAAAACTCATTCaggagaaaaaccctatggatgtaATGCATGTCAGAAAGCCTTTATTTGGAAATCACAGCTCATTATTCATCAGAGAACtcatacaggagagaaaccctatggatGCAGTAAGTGTGGAAAAGCTTTCTCCCAGAAATCACACCTCATGATTCATCAGAGAACTCACATAGAAGAGAAAACTTAA